Below is a window of Eschrichtius robustus isolate mEscRob2 chromosome 13, mEscRob2.pri, whole genome shotgun sequence DNA.
TGGAGTTACAATTTAAATCGGCAGCTCTCAAGACATCAAAACATgcttcctcaattttttttttttttttttttttttaagtagagatTGAAGAAGCTGGCAAATAGGTCTTCGTAAATGCAGAAGGAcaaaatataatttgatttttttcattaaatttctgGGTGAGTGGAGGCCCAGAGCTCTGTGccatggggcggggaggggggcggtgAGGGGTGTTTTCTTATTGATGAGATGCACTGCGCAGGTCAGCTCCCTAAACCGAAAAGAGAAGAGCGACttgccggggcgggggggtgtggCATTAGGGTACCTGCGCCTGTTTAGAGGGCCCTGGATGTGGACGTGCGGGAGGGAGAGGCGTGCCAGGAGAGCGCGGGAAAGATTACTGGAGAGGTGAGGGTGCGTCCGCTCGCCGCGCCCTGGCTCGCGCGGCCCCTGGCCGGGCCAGGGGTGTGATGCGcgagtggggtgggagggggcagcaggCGGGGCCTGCCACGTCACTTGGAGAGAGTGTGTTGGGAAGGAAGGGCAGAGCGGAGAGCCGAGCCGCTGCAGCTGCGGCGGCTGCAGCGAAGGCAcaagggctggggaggtgggtccgCGCGCCCCGGCGCCGGGGCGGCCCCAGGGCCCTCTCGCAGGCCAGCAGCGCGGCTCGGAGGGAGGCGGTGGCGGCCGCGGCGGCGGGAACGGCGACCTTGGCCAGCGGAGCCCGCGGTGGCCGTAGGGCGGAGGCCGAGCCCCGCCAGGCGTCTTGGCCGAGCCGGAGGGAGGCGCATCTGGCGCTCGGGTCCCAGCGGCGGCCGGGGGTCTGGAGCTGCTGGAGGAGCGCCGCGGGAGCTGGGACGTGCTGACCGGTCTGGAGGGCGGACCCCCGCGTCCCGGAGCCCAgtctggggaggggcgggggcgcgAAGCCGCGCTTCTTTCCTGGCGTCCAGCTGCACACGCGCCAGGCTGCGGTTCCAGGTACCACAAGCTCTATCTAGCATCGGGCGCGGATAACTAGGGGCGCGGAGCCGAACCCTCCGCGCCCGGGTCACCTCCCCAGACCTAGCCCGGCGAAGACCAGGGCTTCGGGGCTTAGGGACCCGACGGCTGTCGTACCGCGAGCCCCACCCCGAAAAGAAGGCGCCGCCGAGAGGTGGGAGACGGCGCCGCGCCCGGGAGGTCGTGTCGTGGGCGCCGTCCTGGTGGCGGGGAGCGCACCGCGGAGGGGACATGCGATCGGAGAAGTCCCTTACGTTGGCGGCGCCGGGGGAGGTCCGTGGGCCGGAGGGGGAGCAACAGGATGCCGGAGACTTCCCGgaggccggcggcggcggcggctgctgtAGTAGCGAGCGGCTGGTCATCAACATCTCCGGGCTGCGCTTCGAGACGCAGCTGCGCACCCTGTCGCTCTTCCCCGACACGCTCCTGGGGGACCCCGGCCGCCGCGTCCGCTTCTTCGACCCGCTGAGGAACGAGTACTTCTTCGACCGCAACCGGCCCAGCTTCGACGCCATCCTCTACTACTACCAGTCGGGGGGCCGGCTGCGGAGGCCGGTCAACGTGCCGCTGGACATCTTCTTGGAGGAGATCCGCTTCTACCAGCTCGGGGACGAGGCCCTGGCTGCCTTCCGCGAGGACGAGGGCTGCCTGCCCGAGGGTGGCGTGGACGAGAAGCCACTGCCCTCCCAGCCCTTCCAGCGCCAGGTGTGGCTGCTCTTCGAGTACCCGGAGAGCTCGGGGCCCGCCCGGGGCATCGCCATCGTCTCGGTCCTGGTCATCCTCATCTCCATCGTCATCTTTTGCCTGGAGACGCTGCCGCAGTTCCGTGCAGATGGTCGAGGCGGAAGCGATGGTGGTGGTGTCTCCCCAGTGTCCCGGGGCagtcaggaggaagaggaggatgaagaCGATTCCTATGCATTTCATCCTGGCATCACCCCCGGGGGAATGGTGGCAGGGGGCTCATCCCCACTAAGTACTCTTGGGGGCTCCTTCTTCACCGACCCCTTTTTTCTGGTGGAGACTCTGTGCATCGTCTGGTTTACCTTTGAGCTGCTGGTGCGCTTCTCCGCCTGCCCCAGCAAGCCGGCCTTCTTCCGCAACATCATGAACATCATCGACTTGGTGGCCATCTTCCCCTACTTCATCACCCTGGGCACCGAGCTGGTGCAGCAACAGGAGCAGCCGTCAGCCAGTGGAGGCGGCGGCCAGAACGGGCAGCAGGCCATGTCCCTGGCCATCCTCAGAGTGATCCGCCTGGTCCGGGTGTTCCGCATCTTCAAGCTGTCCCGCCACTCCAAGGGGCTGCAGATCCTGGGCAAGACCCTGCAGGCCTCCATGCGGGAGCTGGGTCTGctcatcttcttcctcttcatcgGGGTCATCCTCTTCTCCAGCGCCGTCTACTTCGCAGAGGCTGACGATGATGATTCGCTCTTTCCCAGCATCCCGGATGCCTTCTGGTGGGCGGTGGTTACCATGACCACGGTAGGTTACGGGGACATGTACCCCATGACGGTGGGGGGCAAGATCGTGGGCTCGCTGTGTGCCATCGCCGGGGTCCTCACCATCGCCCTGCCCGTGCCCGTCATCGTCTCCAACttcaactacttctaccaccGGGAGACGGACCACGAGGAGCACGGCCAGTATACCCACGTCACCTGTGGGCAGCCGGCCCCGGACCTGAAGGCAGCTGACGGTGGACTTGGCAAGCCTGAGTTCTCGGAGGCCACTCGGGAGCGGAGACCCAGCTACCTTCCCACTCCACATCGGGCATATGCCGAGAAAAGGATGCTCACTGAAGTTTGATGGATGCAGGCCGGGCCTGCACGGAAGGAAGACACTGAGCAAACCATCCCTTAGGGCTCCTTCTCATTCTCCACCACGCGCACCCCACAGCTCCAGGTGACTTCCTGACTCCCTCCCCTACGCCCAGTTGCTGGCGCCAGGACCACACACCTGGACTCTCAATCTTGTTACTTGACCCCTGCGGCGTCCAAGGTGTTTCTCCATCTGAGTGACATTTTCGAAATTCTAACGGTGCCACCCATTCATGCCCATCTTCTGTCACGTGGATGAGATTTCTATCTGACCTTCCCTCAAGACTCTGATTTTTCATGTCTGGGACTTGTAATATCGCTAGGAAGAGCGGTGTTGACAAGATGGAAACCAGGCATACTTGGGTCCTTTTTCCCCTTAGCGTCTGTGGCTTCGGGGCATGCCCCTGGCTTAGCTTCTGGCCACATGGTAACCGGCAGAAGCGCGGGGACAGAAACAGTACTCCTTCTGTTGTTTTCCTCCAGCGCCCTGTAACACTGGCTGGTCATCCTGAAGAGGACCCCTGGGAGAGCCTTCAGCTGCCCAGCCTGAAAATATGCTATTCATCTCTAATCTTGGATGCAATTAGAGAAACTACAATTACACTCGGCCATTTAGAGGATATGAGAGTCAGTTCTGGACCAAAGGGGTCAATGGATTCTTCCAGGTGTGATCTGGCACCGTAGACATCAGTCTTTGGTCTCCACTTAGTTCTCCCCACTCTGATCCCCTGACTCTCTCTAGCTTCCAGGAAGGCTGCTTCTCAGAGCCAAACACTCTTCCTGTGCAGAGGAACTGGCGAAGGGGAACCACAGAGCTGGGAGAAATGGCTGAATATAATCAAGCACCTGGCTTGACCGCTTATCAGAAGAGAGGTGCCACGGAGACAGTGCCATCTCGGGGGGCAGAGGAGTCTTCTGCTGATTGCAAATTTCTCTCCCTCACTTCCCCCGACCCTCTCTAGCCCTCCACCCTTCTTCCTGGGAGTCTGACTTAGGATTGCTGTTGAAGGCTTTCTAAAGCAGACTCCAGCCTAAACCCACAGACAGGTAAAAGCACACATTGGATGCTAgcgtgggcttttttttttcttttccattttgtgggCAATGAGACAGGTGGTTTAGAGTGAGGAAGAAGCATTATTCCTTTGCTGACAGCCTCACTGTTAGAGGTTTTTGCTGAGTCAAACAAACATTCTTCTGCTCTGGCCCTGGAGCTGCAGCCAACAGCTCTCACTGGTAAGGTGCCACCTGGACCAAGTCATCATCTTCCGTTGTGAACCCCTGTTTCTGTCCCCTCATCACATTGTCATTCATTTGTTGCCTTGATCAACTGTGATGCACTGTTCTGAACTCTCCTGGGTACAGTTCAGAAACTGAAAGGACTGTTAacgagtttttaattttataaactaGGCTTTAGGGCTCcttgataagaatttttaaaaaagtcttttctCAAAGAGCAAACTTATGAGGGACGGCCTCTTGAGGGTTTTCTTGAGAGACACTGTCCGGATGTTGCCACACTTTACAGGGTAACTTGGGTGCCACAGtccctctttgtgcctcagtttccccacccatTCAATGGGAACATTCATgtcttcccccaacccccacctcATGGGGAATGGCCCGTGAACTCATCTGGGAGGCTGGGGATGACGCTATGCAAATGTGTGAACTTCCGTAATGGTTTCTAGTTCGTTACCACGTTCCCCCATCTCCCATAGGCAAGGCCTCCCCTGAGAGTTCCTGCCTTGGATCCAGAGCCCATGCACAGGCCATTCTGGGCCATTGGCTCTTTAAATCCCTCCCTAGCCTCTTGAACCGGGCCTTGGTCTTTCTTCTTACCCTTTGGCAAGGAGGATACTCTTTGGAGCGATCCAGTGGGATCCTTTTAGGGCCAGACACCATCATCTTGATTGGGAGCTTGGCTTCTCCAAACCTGAAATGCAGTAGGAGACGCTCATGATTCAGACACTTGCTCTGAGGCCGTAAAGTGCCAGGTTTCCAAATGTCTTCTGGAATATTACTCCTGGCAGTTCGGGGGAAAGAGAAGGCCCACCCAGGGGCAAAAGGAATGCTCCCGGCGAGGGTAATGTTGGCACACGTATGCATGTGTCTCTGTATGTACGTATGTGCTCATCTTcatctccatttccttttcaagtCAGAGCATGCCCGAAAGTAAAGGGTTTGTGGAGAGCTGGGCTCTCCAGGGACTCTGGTTGCCGTAGCAACCTTCCAGACTGTTCTCTCTATCTTCTGATTTGGGCAGCCAGGGAGAACAGGAGACTACGTATTCCCAGCTTCTGAAAGGGGGACGCCTCTCGCATATGGGTTTGGGGGCTGCTAGGGGTAGGACAGGGGTGCGTGACCTTCGGAAAATGAAGGGGAAGCAGGTCCCCAAAGCTTCCCAACTGGACCTTTCTTCCTGGTTTCCCCACCCAGTCATTGAAGCTGCCTCATCCCACCCCTGGGTCTTCAGAAACTTGAATGCTAAGCAACTGCCGGTTAAACCAATGTCCATATTATGTTTTTTGAAATGGCCTTGGAGGGGACTAGCTTCTCCAGAGGCAGTCAAGCTGGGCCTGGCCAAGGGTCGTACTCGTTTTAATCCGTAATAGCACGTGTGGAGCACTCACGTCCTCGGAGAGAGGCTCCGCCCAGCcccaagagagacagagaaacgaCGCTCCTTCTTCCCAAGGAACAGTCTAGCGCTTGGGAGGAATTTCATAGGTGGTTCATCTTAAGATGTGCAAGAAACACTGAGAGGCTGTGACCTGACCTAGTTCCTGTGAAGGATTCTGCCAAGTGAACCCCTCTGACTCTGAGCCTCTTGATGTGGATTTTGCTCCCTGAGCGCCGAGACAATCTGTGCCTGGTGTTGCTGTGACAGCTGGGGTGGCGATTTCGCAGCTGCCAGCAGAGGGGTTCAGGTCATCGTTCGTTACACCTGACTCGGGCCCACAGGAGCTCCCAGAGGTCTTCCTGGATCTGTGAAGCTCGGCTGAGACGTGGGAGATTTCCTCCTGCCAGATCAGCCCCAGGAGAGAAGGGGACAGCTGGCCGTCTTTGCACCCGAGGTAGGTTCTCCTGTTGGGGAATTTCGTTCTGGCTCAGTCCTTCAGGCCAAATGAgaacaggggtggggaggggcagagagagggcgGGAGAGAGTGTGTTTGGGGGAGGATGATGGCTTTGGTTTCCTTTCCTCAGCGGCCACCTCGCTCTCTGTGTTTTTGTCTGCATCTACTTTACTCTCCTTCTCTGTTTCTGTTCCCACACTGCTACCTCCCTCCTTCATccccttcatatatatatatatatatatatatatatatatatatatatataattaacgtatttattttggctgcgctgggtctttgttgcggcatgcatgtgggatctagttccccgaccagggattgaacccaagcctcCCGCACTGGAAGcatagagtcttacccactggaccaccagggaagcaccccccATCCCCTTCTAATCACccctttttctctgtatttacccCTTCCGTCTTCTATTGAGTGTCACTCTCTCtgccttttgttttgttctcaCATCTCTGATTTTCCCCCATCTGCTGTTTgaatctcttcttcctcctctgtgtatctttctctctgtctctctcttacaTTCTCAGGGGCTGGGAGCACCTTGGGGCATTTCAGCTGAGATTGCCCTTTGGACTGTAAGACGGCTGTGACCTAGGGTGTTTGCTCAGAAGGTTGTTCTCCAGCTGGAGGACCCCCTTTTTCCTGTCATCTTGGTACAGCATCCTTTCCTAGGGTACTCGCCTCTGTGGGCAGAGTCCTGAGCTTCTGGAGCAAGGTGAGATTGCTGTGGGTTCAGGAGATGTCTCGGACAACATTTCTTGAATCTGCAAGgataaaatagagaaggagagagagagagagagagagagaaggaacctGAGAGCAATACATTTCAGAGAAATACTTTGAAATGGCCTTAAGAAGGGTCCCCCAACCTTCAGAAGCTTACACAAAGGTTCAAGACAATGGCACAGTGGAAAAAGTGAAATAAACACAGAAGAGAGGGCTTAGGAGGAAGGCATAGAGTGGAATTAGACTAGAAAAAGTCTTAATTCAAGGGCGACCTTCTGACTGCCCTTAATTCACTCGAAGGGTCTCAGAGCTGTCTCTCTTGTTCACTGAAGgcagaagaaaagcaaaggaCATAAACGTCAGTGGTGCAAGGTGCGGGGGACACTCCTGGGCATGATGGGTTAAGATTCACCAACCGGTCCGTAGGGAGGCTCGTGCATCTCCTTGCTGGAGGTCGTGTAGGCTGAT
It encodes the following:
- the KCNA6 gene encoding potassium voltage-gated channel subfamily A member 6, with the translated sequence MRSEKSLTLAAPGEVRGPEGEQQDAGDFPEAGGGGGCCSSERLVINISGLRFETQLRTLSLFPDTLLGDPGRRVRFFDPLRNEYFFDRNRPSFDAILYYYQSGGRLRRPVNVPLDIFLEEIRFYQLGDEALAAFREDEGCLPEGGVDEKPLPSQPFQRQVWLLFEYPESSGPARGIAIVSVLVILISIVIFCLETLPQFRADGRGGSDGGGVSPVSRGSQEEEEDEDDSYAFHPGITPGGMVAGGSSPLSTLGGSFFTDPFFLVETLCIVWFTFELLVRFSACPSKPAFFRNIMNIIDLVAIFPYFITLGTELVQQQEQPSASGGGGQNGQQAMSLAILRVIRLVRVFRIFKLSRHSKGLQILGKTLQASMRELGLLIFFLFIGVILFSSAVYFAEADDDDSLFPSIPDAFWWAVVTMTTVGYGDMYPMTVGGKIVGSLCAIAGVLTIALPVPVIVSNFNYFYHRETDHEEHGQYTHVTCGQPAPDLKAADGGLGKPEFSEATRERRPSYLPTPHRAYAEKRMLTEV